The Streptomyces sp. NBC_00435 nucleotide sequence TCGGGGGGACGGTCGCTAGCCGGCGGTGAAGTACCGCCACTGCTGGTTGTCGTTGTTGACGTCCCGGCAGGTCCACTGGTGGATCTGGGCGCCGTCCGCGTGGGAGAACTCGCTCACGTCCATGCACTTCTTGCTGTAGGCGTTGATCAGCTTGAAGAACTCGGGGGTGGTGCTCGTGTTGACGACCTCCCACTTCTGGCTCGAGTATCCGCGGCACTCCCACTGGTGGAGGTGCGCTCCGTCTGCCAGTGAAGGACCTTCCACGTCAAGGCACTTGCCGCTGAGCTTGTTGACCACGGTCCAGTAGCCGTCGGCGGTGCGGCGGAAGGTCCACTTCTGGTTGTCGTCGTTGTCCAGCCGGCAACTCCACTGGTGGACGTTGCCGCCGTTCGCCGTCGACCAGCCCTCGACATCGGCGCACTTGCTGGAGAGCCGGCTGACGAGCTTGGTCGTTCCGCTGGGCGGCAGTGCCCCACGCTCCGTCGGGCTGGCCGGTGGCGCGGAGGCGATGAGCAGGGGCAGGGTGAGGGCGGCGAGGGCGGGCGCGGCGCGCATCCAGTTCTTGATCACGACTGCTGTTGTAGCGGCAGCTGACGACGGGCCGGGAGTGGGTCACCGGCCCTTTCACCCGTACGGAGGATGCGTTGACCAGCAGAAACGGCACGCCTGACGGCGCCGGCCGTGGCCGGACGGATGGCCGGCGCGGCGGGAGTTCACCGAAGTCCGGCACCGGCACCGGCACCGGCATCCGGAGGAGGGGACTGCTTCACAACAGGCCCTTCACCGTCTTCTGGCTGGGCCAGGCACTGTCGGTCCTCGGTGGCTCCGTCTCGCTGCTCGCCCTGCCCCTGCTCGTCCTCCACGTCACCGGGTCCGTCGTCGGCATGGGCCTGATCACCGCTGTGGCCGGGGTCTTCTCCATCGCGACGGGCACCTTCGCGGGCCATGTGGTGGACCGGGTGGACCGCCGCCGGCTGATGATCGGGTGCGATCTCGCCCGGGCGGTACTGCTCGGTTCCGTACCGCTGCTGTGGTCCCTCGGCGGCCCGCGCATCTGGCTGCTGTACGTGGTGACCGCGCTGGTCTCCGTACTGAAGACCTTCTTCGACGTGGCGTACGTGACCGCCGTGCCCGCCCTGGTCGAACCAGAGGACCTGGTCACGGCCAACGGCCGGCTGATGGGCACCTTCGCCCTCGGAACCATCCTCGGGCCGGTGGTGGCCGGCTTCCTCGTCGCCGGGGTCGGCGCGGACTGGGCCCTCGCGCTGGACGGCGCCAGCTTCCTGGTCTCGGCGGTCAGCCTGGGGTGGGTCCGGTTCGCCGTACGCGAGAGGGCGGAGCGCAAACCGGAGGGAACCTCGCTGCGCGAGGTGTTCGTGGTGGGCTTCCGCTTCCTGTGGGCGCACGCCCTGCTGCGGCCGCTGACCGTCATGCTCACCCTGCTGACCTTCGTCACCGTCGGCGCCACCGACCTGCTGATCTTCCGGCTCCAGAGCGAACTCGGCCGCGACGCGGCGACCGTCGGCTACGTGATCGCCGTGAGCGGGGCCGGCGTCGTCTGCGCCTCCTTCGCCGCGGGGCCGCTGCGCCGGACCCTCGGGTTCGGCACCTGTTGGACGGGCTCGACCGCGCTGATCGGCGTGGCGGTGGCGGCCATCGGGGTGAGCCGCAGCGTACCGGTGATCGCGGCGATGGCCGCCGTCTTCATGTTTGGGCTGACGCTGGGCGGCATCTGCTCCATGACCCTGCGCCAGGAGGTGACCCCGGACCACCTGCTCGGCCGGGTCACCTCGGCGTTCTGGACGGTGCACAACGCCTCGGGCCCGGTGGGAGCCGCGGTGCTCACCGCGCTCGCGGCCCGGCACGGGGTTCCGCCGGTGAGCCTGGCCGCGGGGGCGATGTGCCTGCTGATCGCCGGCTCGGGCTTGCTGACCCCGATGCGCGGCGGCCGGACCGGCCCGCCGCGGGGGCGGGTGGCGGGGTCCGGGCGGGGTTCCCGGTCGGGGTCCGGGCCGGCCGCGGCTGAGCCGGGGGAGCCCTCCGCCACCGAGCGGCGGTGACGGAGGGCTCCGGGACTCAGCCCGCCTGGACCGTGACCGTACGGCCAGGGGCCACGCTCGGGGTCACGTAGGTGTAAGTCACCCCGTCCACCACCTTGGTGCGGGCCGGCCGGGCCACCCCGTCGACCGTCAGGGTGGCGTACGTGCCGGGGAAGCGGGCCTCCCAGGTGTAGGCCGCACTGCCCGAGGTGAGGGTGAGGGAAGACCTGGTCGCCCCGTCGTGGCGCAGGGAGAACACCGAGTCGCCGATCCGCAGGTCGTCGATCCGCAGCCAGTCCATGCCCGAAGGGAGCCGGGACCGGGTGCTCAGGGCGTGCGCGGGAGCGTCGGGGGAGACGCCCATCAGCCCTTCGACGGTCTGGCCGAGCAGGGTGAAGGAGACCTCCGGGTAGTCCCCGTTGGTGCCCTGCTTGGTGTTCACGTGCTGGACGTCCTTGTGGTCGTAGACGTCCCTCATCCACTTCCAGCCGGTGTCGTTGCGGTTGTTCCGGAAGAAGGTGTCCGGCAGGTAGGTGAGGGCCTCGATGTTGGAGGGCCGGCCCGGGCCCGAGGCCTGCTGGTCGATGTAGTCCAGGTAGGCCTCACGGCGGGGGCCGGGGTCGAGGATCTGCTTCATCGGCATGAACCAGCTGTTCTCCTTGCCCCAGCCGGTCAGGGCGCGCCCGTCCGTGGTGTACCCGCGCACCATGGCCGCGCCCGAACCGGTGCCGCTCCAGGTCGAGTTGAAGTACGCCTTCAGGTCCCTGGCCTTGGCGTCGTACCGGTCGGCGAGCGCGCGGTCCCCCTTGGAGCGGGCGAGCGAGGCCATCGCCAGGTAGGCCTGGTACTGGGAGCCGATCGCGTCGCCGGCCTCGGCCAGCGGCTCGCCGCTCTGCTCGTTGTAGCTGGCGGTGCCCTGGAAGATGCCCTGGCCGGTGCCCTCGGCCACCTTGACCGCCCCGTTGTCCTTCAGCCCGTCGTGCAGGGTGACGAACTCGTCGGTGGCGTGCCGGTAGAAGTCCCACAGGACCGGGTCGTCGACGTAGGAGCGGTCGCCGCTCCAGCGGTACGCCTCTTCGGCCTTCTGCACCAGCTCGAAGGTGGCGGGCACCTCGCGGACGAAGTTCGCCGGGCCCCGGTAGTCGATCGAGAGGTAGGTCTTCGCGTCGAAGTTGAGGGCCCACGCCGGGTAGTACTTGTGCTCGGGGGTGGCGGAGGCGGCGAAGGAGCGGAGCATCGTCCTGTTCTCGGCGTGCAGGGCCAGGACCCCCGCGCCGGCCAGCTGGTGGGCCATGTCGCGCGAGTAGTAGCCGCTGCGGTTGGCGTACCCGGCCCAGTAGGAGGCGGCGTAGGTGCCGGCGCCGCTGCCGCCGGTGTGGTTCTCGTCGACGTTGAGCGGGCCCTGGGTGCCAGGGAGGTGGACCCAGCTGTTGGCCTTCCGCTTGGACCAGTCGAACATTTCGACGATCTTCGGGTCGGAGGAGCTGACCCGCGGGTCGGCGGGGGAGGCGGGGGACAGCATCAGGTCGTCGGCGTTGACCCAGCGGTCCCCCGACTCGAAGGCGATCTCCAGGGTGTCGCCGGGGGCGAGGGCGATCCGGCTGAGCGTGTAGCGCCGGTAGTTGGAGGCGTTCGGCAGGGTGAGCGTGGCGGCGACCACGCCGTTGACACGGGCGAGGTACCGGCCGTTCGGTCCGCCGGTCGCGATCCAGGCGGAGACGTCGTACACGCCCCGGCCGGTGGCCGTCACGGTCTGGGACACCTTCATCCCGGGACCGCCGTCGAGGTACGCGAGCCGCGCCCCGCCGTGCGGGTAGTTCGTGGCGACCCCGGTCCCGGAGGTGAACTGCCAGCCGGTAAGGCCCTGTTCGAAGCCGGGGTTGACGACGGCGAGTGCGGCCGGGGACGCCTGCCCGGTGGCCGTGCCCGGCGGGGGCGCCGCGGCCGCCGCCGGACCGCCCAGGACGGCCGGGGTGAGGGGGAGGAGCAGGGCGAGGGCGGACAGGAGCGGCACACGGGAACGCGTCATCGGGTTCTCCCTGAGGGGGTGGGGTGGGCCGTGTGGAGCGGCGGCCGGGTCGCGCTGAGCGCGGCGGGCGGCACGCTAGCAATCCCCTCCGAGGATTTGCAATGACCTTGTCAAAATTCTCTGCTGGATCAAACTGAAAGATTTCATTGAACTCTTGCAAGTGTGGTCGGCGCATGGCTACAGTCCTGGCCAGTCGGCTTAAGCAACGGTGCGAGCAGGGGTGGGTCAGGCATGGAACTGGAACGTCGGAGAGTGCTGCGGATGGGCGGCGCGATCGCCGCGGGGGCCGGCCTGACCGGGCTGACCGCCTGCTCCGGTACGGGCGACACGGGCCAGGGCGCCGGAGCCGCGGGGGAGAAGGGCAAGGGCCGGATCACGGTCTGGTCCTGGCAGGGGCCGGCCGCCCAGATGAAGGCCCTCGTCCCGGAGTTCAACAAGAAGTACCCGGAGATCGAGGTGACGGTCGAGGACATCGGCAACCCCGCCATCTGGGACAAGATCACCACCGGCCTGGCGGCCGGCGGCCAGGGTCTCGCCGACGTCCTGCACATCGGCGTCGACTACCTGCCGGGCTACGTGGAAAAGTTCCCCGGCGGCCTCGCCGACCTCGCCCCGCTGGGCGCGGACACCTACCGGGACTCCTTCGCGCAGGGCATGTGGCAGACCGTTTCCCCCGACGGAAGGCGAGTCAACGCCCTTCCCTGGGAGGCGAATTCGGCAGGCTTCTACTACCGTGCCGACCTCTTCGAGAAGGCCGGGGTCGACGCCGGAGCCCTCCAGACCTGGGAGGAGACCATCGAAGCCGGCAAGGAGATCAAGCAGAAGACGGGCGCCCACTTGCTGGGCATTGACAAGCCCGCCTCACAGGCCGACGCCGCCAACTTCTTCCAAATGCTGCTCCAGCTGCAGGGCTCCTTCTACTTCAACCTCGCCGGGGACATCACGCTCGACTCCCCGGAGGCCGTGAAAGCCATGACCCTCATCAAGACGATGAACGACGCCGGCCTGGTCAGCGATCTCGCCGGTGGCTGGAACACCCTGATGAGCTCCCTGAAGCAGGGGACCGCGGCCGTGCTGCCCATGCCCACCTGGTTCGGCGGCGTCATCGAGGAGCAAGTGCCCCAGGAAGCGGGCAAGTGGAAGGTGCGGCTTCCCCCGGCCGTCCGCCGGGGCGGCTCCGTCGCGGCCACCGTCAACTCCACCCACCTCGCCGTCGCGGGCAGCAGTAAGCACCAGGCCGCCGCCTGGTCCTTCATCGAGTTCGTCCTCACCCGCCCCTCCTCCCAGGTGCAGATCTACCGGGGCAAGGGCATCGCCCCCGCCCTGATGAAGGCCTACGACGACGCCGTCTTCCACGAGCCGTCCGCCTTCTTCGGCGGCCAGAAGAAGGGCGAGGTCTTCCTGGAGGCGCTGAAGGCCCCCTCTCCCGCCTTCAACTACACCGCCGACTACGCCCGCGCCCTCAAACTCGTCACCGACGCCCAGTCCAAGGTGCTGCTGGGCGGCGCCGACCCGGCGAAGGTCCTCAAGGAGGCCGCCGACCAGCTCGGCCGGCAGAGCGGACGCAAGGTCGCCCGATGACCACGACGCTCACCGGCCGCGCCGCCGACCGGGCCGCTCCCTCCCGGGGGACGGCCCGGCGGCCGGGGCCGCGCCGGCGCGTGGCCCCGTACCTCTTCGTACTGCCCGCGCTGCTGCTCTTCGCCGTCTTCAAGCTCTACCCCATCGCCCGGTCCTTCGTGATCAGCCTCCACAGGACCGTCGGCGGGACCGAGCGGTTCGTCGGCGCCGACAACTACACGCGCCTGATGGGCGATCCGCTGTTCTGGACCGCCCTGAAGAACACCGCGGTGATCCTCGCCGTCCAGGTGCCCGTGATGCTGGCCCTCGCCACCGGACTCGCCGTGGCCCTGAACTCCGGCCTGCTGCGCGGCCGCGCCGTCTTCCGGCTGGGCTTCTTCCTGCCGATGGTCACCGGACTGGTCGCCTACGGGATCATCTTCTCGGTCCTGCTGAACAAGGACTACGGGCTGGTCAACTGGGCGACCGGCCTCGTCGGCCTGGACCCCGTGCCCTGGCTGACCGACCCCCTGTGGGCGAAGGTCTCCCTCGGCCTCGCCCTGACCTGGCACTACACCGGGTACAACGCGGTGATCCTGCTGGCCCGCCTGCAGTCCGTGCCCGCCGAGCTGTACGACGCGGCGGCCGTCGACGGGGCCGGTGCCTGGACCTCCTTCCGCCACGTCACCCTGCCGGGCCTGCGTCCCGCGCTCCTGCTCACCACCGTGCTCTCCACCATCGGCACCCTGCAGATCTTCGACGAGCCGTACGTCCTCACCGGCGGGGGCCCGGACAACGCCACCCTGACCATCGGCGTGTACCTGTACCAGAACGCCTTCAAGTACTTCGACTTCGGATACGCCTCCGCCATCGCCTACGCCCTGGCCGTCCTGATCGGCATCCTCGGAGTGATCCAGTTCCGCTTCCTGGGGGAGAAGACATGACCGCCGCCCGCCACCGCGGCAGGAGCATCCTGCTCACCTCCGGACTGGCCGCACTGCTGGCCGCCGTACTGGTTCCGTTCTACTGGCTCGTGGTCGCCGCCACGCACGAGTCCCGGGAGATCTTCGACAGCCCGCCGCCCCTGCTGCCCGGCGGCCACCTGGCGGCCAACCTCCACACGCTGCAGGACACCGCGCAGTTCGGCCGGGTGATCCTCAACTCCCTGCTCATCGCCGTGATCTACACGCTGTGCGCGGGCGTCGTCTGCGCACTGGCCGGGTACGGCTTCGCCAAGTACCGCTTCCGGGGCCGCGAGGCACTGTTCGGACTGCTCATGCTCGGGCTCGTCATCCCCGCCCAGGTCACCCTCGTACCGCTCTTCCAGATGATGGCCGAGTGGCACTGGCTGAACACGTACCAGGCCGTGATCATGCCCAACCTGGCGCTGCCCTTCGGCATCTTCCTCATGCGCCAGTCGATGGCCGCGCTCCCCGACGAACTGCTCGACTCGGGCCGCATGGACGGCTGCGGCGAACTGCGGCTGTTCTGGAAGGTGGTGCTCCCGCCGATGAGGCCGGCGCTGGCCGCCCTCGCGATCTTCCTCTTCCTCTACCAGTGGAACGACTTCGTCTGGCCGCTGATCGTCCTGCGCGACGGCGCCTCGTTCACCGTCCCGGTGGCCCTGGCCTCCCTGCAGGGCCTCGACGAAACCGACTACGGCGCGATCCTCGCCGGAACGGCGGCCGCGGCGATCCCCATGGCCCTCGTCTTCCTGGCGCTGCAGCGCCACTTCGTGTCCGGCCTGCTCGCCGGCGCCGTGAAGGAGTGACCGTGCACACCACCACCGCCCCGGCGGCCGGCACCGACGCCGTGACCACGGCCGGGCTGTCACCCGCCGCCGGCGAGCCGCTGCTCGACGGGGTCTCGCTCGCCGTCCTCGCCCACGCCCCGGGAGTCCACCCCGTGTGGACCCTCGGCGAACTCTCCGGCGACCTCCCGGGTGACCCTTCGGGGGACCTCCCCGGCGGGCTGCGCGTGCTGGAGGTACGGGCCGACGGCGCCCCCGTGGAGATCCGCTTCTCCGTACCGCTCGGCGACGCCGCCGGGTACTGGCACCCGCAGGGCGCCTGGCAGCGCACGCTGCTCGCCGACTGGGAGGGCCGCTCCCGGGTCTCGCTGGTCGACGGACACGCCGCCGGCTGCCTGTACGACCACACCGGCGCCACCCTGCTGACCTTCGCCGCCACCGACCCGGTACCCGAGGCGACCCTGCGCTTCGGGGTCTCCGAGGAGAACGACACCCACGTCGTCCACCTCCACCTGCCCGCCTCGGCGCGGCCCCACCGGATCGTGCTCGTCCCCCGCTCACCGTCGGTGGCGCGGGCCATGCGCGTCCTGCGCGCCTGGTTCGCCGCCACGACCGCCACCGCGGCGGTGCCCGACGCGGCCCGCGTACCCGTCTACTCCACCTGGTACGCCTTCAACCAGGACGTCAGCGCGGCGGCCGTCGAAACCCAGGCAGAACTGGCCGCGGGACTCGGCTGCGGGGCCCTGATCCTCGACGACGGCTGGCAGGAGCTGGCCCGCGGACGCGGATACGCCGGACTGGGGGACTGGCGGCCCGACCGGGCCAAGTTCCCCGACTTCGCCGGGCACGTCGGCCGGGTCCGCGCCCACGGGCTGCACTACCTGGCCTGGGTCGCACCCCTGCTCCTCGGCCCCGGAGCCGACTGCCACGACCGATGGGCATCGCGCGCGCCCGCCCCCGCCACCGTGCCCGGCGCGCACGTGCTCGACCCCCGCAGCCCCGAGGTGCGCGAGCACGTCGTCGAAGTCTGCGTCCGGCTGGTGCGCGCGTACGGGCTCGATGGGCTGAAGCTCGACTTCCTCGACCAGGCCATGGTGTACGCGGGCGACGGCGCGGGGGACGTCGGACAGGCCATGGTGGTCCTGCTGACGCGGCTCCGCGCGGCCCTGGAATCCGTACGCCCGGGCGTACTGCTGGAACTGCGCCAGCCCTACGCCGGACCCGGGATGGCCCCCTTCGGCAACATGCTGCGCTCCTTCGACTGCCCGGCGGACGCGACCGCGAACCGGGTCCGCACCCTCGACACCGCGCTCCTCGCCGTCGGCGGCGCCGTCCACTCCGACATGCTCCTGTGGTCCGCGGACGCGCCCGTGGCGACGGTGGCCCGGCAGCTGATCGGAGCTCTGCACTCGGTACCGCAGATCTCCGTACGGCTGGACCGGGTGCCCGCGGCGCACCGGGAGGCGGTCGGTTTCTGGCTGGCGCGGTGGCGCCTCCATCGAGAGCTGCTGCTGGACGGGGAGGTGGAACCGGGCCGGCCCGACGAGCTGTACCCGCTGGTGCGGGCGAGCGCCGGGGAGCACTGCCTGCTGAGCGTCCACGGCGACCGGGTCGTCCCGCTGGACTTCTCCGCCCACCGGAACTTCCACGTGGTCAACGGCTCGGACCGGGACCGGGTGATGGTCGAGGTGGTGGGGGGCGGGGGCCGGGTCCAGGGCGTGGTCCACGGGCCGGACGGCCGTATCATGGACGATCCGCCGACACATCTGCCGGAGGGAGCGCGCTCGCTGGCCGTGCCGCGCGGCGGTCTGGCAACGCTCACGATCACGGAAGGACCGCGATGAAGGTCGGGATCACCGAGGTCGCAGCACGCGCTCAGGTCAGCGAGGCGACGGTCAGCCGGGTGATCAACCGACGCCAGGGCGTGTCGAAGAAGACCCGGGACGCGGTCGAGCAGGCCATGGCGGAGGTCGGCTACGAGCGGCAGACCCAGGGCCAACTGGTCGCCGTGATCACCGAGTTCGTCTCCAACCCGTTCTTCGCCGATGTCGCCGAGCGCATCGAGTCGGCCCTCGCCCCACACGGGCTGAAGACGATCCTGTGCCCCGCCTTCCCGGGCGGAGTGCAGGAACGGGACTTCATCTCCGCACTCGTCGACAAGGGGGTCGCGGCCGTCGTCTTCCTGTCCGCGTCCAACACCGTCGAGGGCGCCGACACCGAGACCTACGAACTGCTGCGCCAGCGCCGGGTGCCGTACGTCGGGATCAACGGCGAGTTCGCTGACGGGGTGCCCACCCCGGTCTTCTCCACCGACGACGCGCTCGCCGCCGAACTGGCCGTGGACCACCTCCACCGGCTGGGTCACCGCCGGATCGGGATGGCCTCGGGACCGGCCGGCAACCAGCCCGCCGACCGCCGGGTGCGGGGCTTCCTCGACGCCATGGCCAAGCGGGGCATCGAGGAACCGGAGCGCTGGGTGATCCGGCAGTCCTACACGGTGGAGGGCGGCCAGGCCGCCGTCGGCCCGCTGCTCGCCCTGGGCGCCACCGCGATCGTCGCGGCCAGCGACTACATGGCCCTCGGGGCGATCCGGGGCGTCCGCCGGCACGGACGCTCCGTGCCCGGGGACGTGTCGGTGGTGGGCTACGACGGCTCGGCCATCACCGAGTTCACGGATCCGCCCCTGACCACGGTGCGGCAGCCCGCCGACCGGCTGGCGCTGGAGGTGGGCCGCAGCGTACTGGCGTTGGTGAGCAACCGGGACGTACCGACGGGGGAGCTGCTGTTCGACCCCGAACTGGTCATCAGGGCCACCACCGGGCCGGTGCCCGGGGAGAGCGGTCCCGAAGCCTGACCGGGGTGTTCCGGGTCCGGCGCGCGCCGTCGGTCAGCGCTGCTCGCGGTCTCCGCCGCCGTCGTTGCCCCTGCCGTCGCCGTGGCCCTCACGCTTCTCCTGGCCCCCGTACTCGTCCCCTACCCCGCCCTCGCCCGCGACGAGCAGTTCACCCACCGTCTCGGTGAGGGCGGCGCGGGCGGCGGCGGGCATGCCCGCGTCGGTCACGAACCAGTCGGCCCGGCCCAGCGCCGCGAAACCGCTGAGCCCGACCACCCCCCACTTGCTGTGGTCGGCGACGACGGCGACCCGCCGTGCCGAGGCGACCAGGGCCCGGTTGGTCTGGGCCTCCGTGAGGTTGGGGGTGGTCAGCCCGGCCTCCTCCGTCACCCCGTGCGCGCCGAGGACGAGCAGGTCGACGTGGAGCGAGCCGATCACGAGGTCGGCGAGCGGGCCGACCAGCGCGGCCGAGGGGGTGGGGGAGCCGCCGGTGAGCAGCAGGGTGGGGGCCGCGGCCCCGGCGCCCTGGGCGGCGGCCCGTACCAGATCGGCCACCGGGAGGGAGTTGGTGACGATCGTGAGCCGGGGGACGCCGAGCAGCCGGGCGGCGACGGCGTACGCGGTGGTGCCGCCGGAGACCGCGACCACGCTGCCCGGTTCCACCAGGGTCGCGGCCACGTCCGCGATGGCGGCCTTGGCGGCCCCCTCCAGATCGGACTTGGCGTCGAACCCGGGCTCGTGCCCGCTGGTCCCGGTGGTGGCGACGGCTCCGCCGTGCACCTTCTCCACGGCCCCGCTCCGGGCCAGGGCCTCCAGGTCCCGGCGGACCGTCATGTCCGAGACTCCGAGCCGTTCGACCAGGTCCGCCACCCGTACCGTGCCGTCGCGGCGGACCGCGTCGAGGATGAACGCGCGTCGCTGGTGTGCCAGCTGAGCAGCCTGCTCGGCCACGAGATCACTCCCGGGTATGGGGGACATCTGGTCGGAAAACAACAAGGTAGCATGCCCGTGCTGTTTGTTTCTGTAGGAATTGACGTGTGGTGCTGTTGATTTCTTTTGAAGTCGGTTTAGTCTTGGCAGGTGAAGAAGACCCTCGCGAAACTCGCGGACGGCCGCGAACTGATCTACTTCGACACGGACGAAGGCGCCGTGCGCGATGCGCCCGATCCGCGCCCGCTGGACCGGGTGGTCAGCCAGCCGGAACTGCGGCGGGACGAGGCGACCGGTGACTGGATCACGATCGCCTCCCACCGGCAGGACCGCACCTACCACCCGCCCGCCGGCGAATGCCCGCTCTGCCCCTCCCGGGACGGTCGGCTCAGTGAGATCCCCGCCGCCGACTACGAGGTGGCCGTCTTCGAGAACCGCTTCCCCTCCCTCGCGGGCGAGGCGGGACGCTGCGAGGTCGTGTGCTTCACCCCGGAGCACGAGGCCGGTTTCGCCGACCTCACCCCGGCCGCCGCCCGCCTGGTCCTGGACGCGTGGACCGACCGCACCACGGAGCTCTCGGACCTCCCGGGAGTCGAGCAGGTGTACTGCTTCGAGAACCGGGGGGCCGAGATCGGGGTGACGCTCGCCCACCCGCACGGTCAGATCTACGCCTTCCCCTTCGTCACGCCGCGCACCGCCAAGATGGTGGCCGCCGCGGCCGCACACCGCGCCGCCACCGGACGCAACCTCTTCGAGGACCTGCTCTCGGCGGCCCGCGCCGCCACCGCGCGGGTGGTGACGGCCGGGGAGCACTGGACCGCCTTCGTGCCCTACGCCGCCCGCTGGCCGTACGAGGTGCACCTCTACCCGCACCGCCGGGTCCCCGACCTGACCTGCCTCACGGAGGCCGAGCGGGCCGAGTTCCCGGAGATCTACCTGGACCTGCTGCGCCGCTTCGACCGGCTGTTCCCCGTACCGGGCGAGTCGAGGGGGCCGGCCCCCACTCCGTACATCTCGGCCTGGCACCAGGCACCCCGCACCCATGGGGAGGAACTGGCCCTGCACCTGGAGCTGTTCACCATCCGGCGGACTCCCGACAAACTCAAGTTCCTCGCCGGGACGGAGTCCGGGACGGAAGCCTTCATCAACGACGTGGCCCCCGAGACGGCCGCGCGACGACTGCGGGAGGCCCTGGCGTGAACCGGACCGATCAGTGGGCCGACGACGGCCAGGGCGACGACAGCCGGGCCGGCGGAGTCGCG carries:
- a CDS encoding carbohydrate ABC transporter permease; this translates as MTAARHRGRSILLTSGLAALLAAVLVPFYWLVVAATHESREIFDSPPPLLPGGHLAANLHTLQDTAQFGRVILNSLLIAVIYTLCAGVVCALAGYGFAKYRFRGREALFGLLMLGLVIPAQVTLVPLFQMMAEWHWLNTYQAVIMPNLALPFGIFLMRQSMAALPDELLDSGRMDGCGELRLFWKVVLPPMRPALAALAIFLFLYQWNDFVWPLIVLRDGASFTVPVALASLQGLDETDYGAILAGTAAAAIPMALVFLALQRHFVSGLLAGAVKE
- a CDS encoding MFS transporter, whose translation is MTSRNGTPDGAGRGRTDGRRGGSSPKSGTGTGTGIRRRGLLHNRPFTVFWLGQALSVLGGSVSLLALPLLVLHVTGSVVGMGLITAVAGVFSIATGTFAGHVVDRVDRRRLMIGCDLARAVLLGSVPLLWSLGGPRIWLLYVVTALVSVLKTFFDVAYVTAVPALVEPEDLVTANGRLMGTFALGTILGPVVAGFLVAGVGADWALALDGASFLVSAVSLGWVRFAVRERAERKPEGTSLREVFVVGFRFLWAHALLRPLTVMLTLLTFVTVGATDLLIFRLQSELGRDAATVGYVIAVSGAGVVCASFAAGPLRRTLGFGTCWTGSTALIGVAVAAIGVSRSVPVIAAMAAVFMFGLTLGGICSMTLRQEVTPDHLLGRVTSAFWTVHNASGPVGAAVLTALAARHGVPPVSLAAGAMCLLIAGSGLLTPMRGGRTGPPRGRVAGSGRGSRSGSGPAAAEPGEPSATERR
- a CDS encoding DeoR/GlpR family DNA-binding transcription regulator: MAEQAAQLAHQRRAFILDAVRRDGTVRVADLVERLGVSDMTVRRDLEALARSGAVEKVHGGAVATTGTSGHEPGFDAKSDLEGAAKAAIADVAATLVEPGSVVAVSGGTTAYAVAARLLGVPRLTIVTNSLPVADLVRAAAQGAGAAAPTLLLTGGSPTPSAALVGPLADLVIGSLHVDLLVLGAHGVTEEAGLTTPNLTEAQTNRALVASARRVAVVADHSKWGVVGLSGFAALGRADWFVTDAGMPAAARAALTETVGELLVAGEGGVGDEYGGQEKREGHGDGRGNDGGGDREQR
- a CDS encoding LacI family DNA-binding transcriptional regulator, producing the protein MKVGITEVAARAQVSEATVSRVINRRQGVSKKTRDAVEQAMAEVGYERQTQGQLVAVITEFVSNPFFADVAERIESALAPHGLKTILCPAFPGGVQERDFISALVDKGVAAVVFLSASNTVEGADTETYELLRQRRVPYVGINGEFADGVPTPVFSTDDALAAELAVDHLHRLGHRRIGMASGPAGNQPADRRVRGFLDAMAKRGIEEPERWVIRQSYTVEGGQAAVGPLLALGATAIVAASDYMALGAIRGVRRHGRSVPGDVSVVGYDGSAITEFTDPPLTTVRQPADRLALEVGRSVLALVSNRDVPTGELLFDPELVIRATTGPVPGESGPEA
- a CDS encoding RICIN domain-containing protein, translating into MIKNWMRAAPALAALTLPLLIASAPPASPTERGALPPSGTTKLVSRLSSKCADVEGWSTANGGNVHQWSCRLDNDDNQKWTFRRTADGYWTVVNKLSGKCLDVEGPSLADGAHLHQWECRGYSSQKWEVVNTSTTPEFFKLINAYSKKCMDVSEFSHADGAQIHQWTCRDVNNDNQQWRYFTAG
- a CDS encoding glycoside hydrolase family 36 protein, whose product is MHTTTAPAAGTDAVTTAGLSPAAGEPLLDGVSLAVLAHAPGVHPVWTLGELSGDLPGDPSGDLPGGLRVLEVRADGAPVEIRFSVPLGDAAGYWHPQGAWQRTLLADWEGRSRVSLVDGHAAGCLYDHTGATLLTFAATDPVPEATLRFGVSEENDTHVVHLHLPASARPHRIVLVPRSPSVARAMRVLRAWFAATTATAAVPDAARVPVYSTWYAFNQDVSAAAVETQAELAAGLGCGALILDDGWQELARGRGYAGLGDWRPDRAKFPDFAGHVGRVRAHGLHYLAWVAPLLLGPGADCHDRWASRAPAPATVPGAHVLDPRSPEVREHVVEVCVRLVRAYGLDGLKLDFLDQAMVYAGDGAGDVGQAMVVLLTRLRAALESVRPGVLLELRQPYAGPGMAPFGNMLRSFDCPADATANRVRTLDTALLAVGGAVHSDMLLWSADAPVATVARQLIGALHSVPQISVRLDRVPAAHREAVGFWLARWRLHRELLLDGEVEPGRPDELYPLVRASAGEHCLLSVHGDRVVPLDFSAHRNFHVVNGSDRDRVMVEVVGGGGRVQGVVHGPDGRIMDDPPTHLPEGARSLAVPRGGLATLTITEGPR
- a CDS encoding carbohydrate ABC transporter permease, yielding MTTTLTGRAADRAAPSRGTARRPGPRRRVAPYLFVLPALLLFAVFKLYPIARSFVISLHRTVGGTERFVGADNYTRLMGDPLFWTALKNTAVILAVQVPVMLALATGLAVALNSGLLRGRAVFRLGFFLPMVTGLVAYGIIFSVLLNKDYGLVNWATGLVGLDPVPWLTDPLWAKVSLGLALTWHYTGYNAVILLARLQSVPAELYDAAAVDGAGAWTSFRHVTLPGLRPALLLTTVLSTIGTLQIFDEPYVLTGGGPDNATLTIGVYLYQNAFKYFDFGYASAIAYALAVLIGILGVIQFRFLGEKT
- a CDS encoding ABC transporter substrate-binding protein — its product is MELERRRVLRMGGAIAAGAGLTGLTACSGTGDTGQGAGAAGEKGKGRITVWSWQGPAAQMKALVPEFNKKYPEIEVTVEDIGNPAIWDKITTGLAAGGQGLADVLHIGVDYLPGYVEKFPGGLADLAPLGADTYRDSFAQGMWQTVSPDGRRVNALPWEANSAGFYYRADLFEKAGVDAGALQTWEETIEAGKEIKQKTGAHLLGIDKPASQADAANFFQMLLQLQGSFYFNLAGDITLDSPEAVKAMTLIKTMNDAGLVSDLAGGWNTLMSSLKQGTAAVLPMPTWFGGVIEEQVPQEAGKWKVRLPPAVRRGGSVAATVNSTHLAVAGSSKHQAAAWSFIEFVLTRPSSQVQIYRGKGIAPALMKAYDDAVFHEPSAFFGGQKKGEVFLEALKAPSPAFNYTADYARALKLVTDAQSKVLLGGADPAKVLKEAADQLGRQSGRKVAR